The Paenibacillus tianjinensis genome has a window encoding:
- a CDS encoding sugar-binding protein, which translates to MKKGTRQFRLPIVLLAVVAMLFANFLGLWSNATAAAAKKNQPAFIHKGTKVLSVGETFTLMIANQPSNSTYQWSSSDHSVASVNQTGIVKALAVGAATITCKIIRYNEEPITLTAKIKVNKKNTNPPPEPKKIPVDSNGLDSQGRMVAYFGSPVMDGSIDKAWNNAQMIKPKYVSGNTDTTAEFKALWDDNALYILAEIKDKDLSVQSGTPYMQDSLEIFLDENNDKSQEYGVDDLHFRVNYENVQSVDVGNAQRFYTSTKKMKDGYIVEARIALQKKPENGKVIGIELQVNDAKGTERVGAINAFDSTGTAWNDTGKFGSVLLTGKTKNDVSGLNPYDLLNLIKSTQKLDLTRYQNASIVTNAIKAAEGVINGKKVTQSQIDTQYAAIKEAIGKLVLTEEAANEKEFKAVPDEYRLESSKPGTIESLSYTATNLNNGKDAKKLNVYLPYGYNASDASKKYNVLYLMHGGGENENLIFGGPGESKEMKKILDNMIAKGDIEPLIVVTPTFYGGKNEPEFFHEELMKEIVPMVETKYRTYAASASVADLKASRAHRAFGGFSMGSVTTWYTFINCLDYFKYYMPLSGDSWIMGQRGGGTMPKETAAYLANVARQSGYTPKDYYVFSATGSLDIAYPNMKPQIDAMKQIKESFIYSSDTKKGNFYFIVSDGGTHAWNWVNQYIYDILPDLFK; encoded by the coding sequence TTGAAGAAAGGTACAAGACAATTCCGATTACCGATTGTGCTCCTGGCTGTTGTCGCCATGCTATTTGCGAATTTTCTAGGCTTGTGGTCCAATGCGACAGCAGCTGCAGCCAAGAAGAATCAACCTGCATTCATACACAAAGGAACCAAAGTATTGTCCGTAGGGGAAACGTTCACTTTGATGATCGCTAATCAGCCGTCCAATTCGACCTATCAATGGAGCAGCAGTGATCACTCGGTGGCCTCGGTAAATCAGACCGGAATTGTGAAAGCGCTTGCGGTTGGTGCTGCAACCATTACATGTAAGATCATTAGATATAATGAGGAGCCAATAACCTTGACTGCCAAAATTAAGGTGAACAAGAAAAACACAAACCCGCCGCCAGAGCCTAAGAAAATACCGGTAGACAGTAATGGATTAGACTCCCAAGGGAGAATGGTTGCCTACTTCGGTTCGCCGGTCATGGACGGTTCAATCGATAAGGCTTGGAATAACGCGCAGATGATTAAGCCGAAGTATGTATCAGGCAATACCGATACCACGGCTGAGTTTAAAGCATTATGGGACGATAACGCCTTGTATATTCTTGCAGAAATCAAAGATAAGGACTTGTCCGTGCAATCCGGGACGCCGTACATGCAGGATTCATTGGAAATTTTCCTGGACGAGAATAATGACAAGTCACAGGAATATGGTGTCGATGATTTGCATTTCCGGGTAAACTACGAGAATGTTCAATCTGTTGACGTTGGCAATGCCCAGCGGTTCTATACTTCTACTAAGAAAATGAAGGACGGCTATATAGTAGAGGCAAGAATCGCCTTGCAAAAGAAACCTGAAAACGGGAAAGTGATCGGAATCGAGTTACAGGTTAATGATGCTAAAGGGACGGAGCGGGTTGGGGCCATCAATGCATTTGATTCAACAGGCACTGCATGGAACGATACAGGGAAGTTCGGGAGTGTCCTGCTCACAGGCAAGACCAAAAATGACGTCAGCGGACTGAACCCTTATGACCTCCTGAACCTGATCAAGAGTACGCAAAAGCTGGATCTCACACGTTACCAAAATGCAAGCATTGTGACGAATGCTATTAAAGCTGCAGAAGGCGTTATTAACGGGAAGAAGGTTACCCAGAGCCAAATCGACACACAATACGCTGCGATCAAAGAAGCAATCGGCAAACTGGTGTTAACAGAGGAAGCGGCAAATGAGAAGGAATTCAAAGCGGTTCCGGATGAATACCGTTTAGAGAGCAGCAAGCCGGGTACAATCGAAAGCTTGTCCTACACGGCTACTAATCTTAATAATGGCAAAGACGCAAAGAAGCTGAACGTTTATCTTCCATACGGTTACAATGCTTCTGATGCCAGCAAGAAATATAATGTGCTATATCTGATGCACGGCGGCGGCGAGAATGAGAATCTCATATTCGGCGGCCCCGGCGAAAGCAAAGAGATGAAGAAGATCCTGGACAATATGATTGCCAAGGGTGATATAGAGCCGCTTATTGTAGTGACTCCTACCTTCTATGGAGGAAAGAATGAACCGGAGTTCTTCCACGAGGAGCTGATGAAAGAAATAGTTCCAATGGTAGAAACCAAATATCGTACTTATGCGGCATCCGCAAGTGTGGCCGATCTGAAGGCATCCCGGGCGCATCGGGCATTCGGCGGGTTCTCTATGGGATCTGTAACAACTTGGTACACGTTCATCAATTGCCTCGATTATTTCAAGTATTATATGCCATTGAGCGGTGACAGCTGGATTATGGGCCAGAGAGGCGGCGGAACCATGCCGAAAGAAACTGCGGCATACCTTGCCAATGTAGCCCGGCAATCCGGGTACACGCCTAAGGATTACTACGTGTTCAGCGCCACAGGCAGCCTGGATATCGCTTATCCGAATATGAAGCCTCAGATCGACGCTATGAAGCAGATCAAGGAGAGTTTCATTTACTCATCGGATACGAAGAAAGGGAATTTCTATTTTATCGTCAGCGATGGCGGCACCCATGCATGGAACTGGGTAAACCAATATATTTACGACATATTGCCGGATTTGTTTAAATAA